The following coding sequences lie in one Pectobacterium sp. A5351 genomic window:
- a CDS encoding L-threonylcarbamoyladenylate synthase has product MSQFFYIHPQNPQPRLINQSVEFLHKGGVIVYPTDSGYALGCMLGEKNALERICRIRDLGSDHNFTLMCRDLSELSTYAHVDNTAFRLIKNNTPGNYTFILKATKEVPRRLMNEKRKTIGLRVPSNPIALELLAVLNEPLMSTTLMLPGNDFAESDPEEIQERLGKQVDLIIHGGSLGQQPTTVIDLTESAPRIAREGTGDVTPFL; this is encoded by the coding sequence ATGAGTCAGTTTTTCTATATTCACCCGCAGAATCCGCAGCCGCGATTGATCAATCAATCGGTGGAATTTCTGCATAAAGGCGGGGTGATTGTTTATCCAACCGATTCCGGTTATGCGTTGGGCTGCATGTTGGGCGAAAAAAATGCGCTGGAACGTATCTGTCGGATTCGCGATCTCGGTAGCGATCATAACTTCACGCTGATGTGCCGCGATCTGTCCGAACTTTCGACTTACGCCCATGTTGATAACACAGCGTTCCGGTTGATTAAGAATAATACGCCGGGCAATTACACCTTTATTCTGAAAGCGACAAAAGAGGTTCCTCGCCGCTTAATGAATGAAAAACGTAAAACCATCGGTCTGCGCGTACCGTCCAATCCTATCGCGCTGGAATTACTGGCCGTGTTGAATGAACCCTTGATGTCGACAACGCTGATGCTGCCGGGAAATGATTTCGCCGAGTCCGATCCCGAAGAAATTCAGGAAAGATTGGGGAAACAGGTGGATTTGATTATTCACGGTGGTTCGCTGGGCCAACAGCCGACGACGGTTATCGACCTGACCGAGTCCGCGCCGCGCATCGCCCGTGAAGGCACGGGTGATGTCACGCCGTTCCTGTAA
- the rnm gene encoding RNase RNM, whose protein sequence is MPEDSQLIASFPLYDLHSHTTASDGVLTPTALVQRAVDMRVSVLAITDHDTTSGLEEAQHAIALQGLPLRLIPGVEISTLWENHEIHIVGLGMDIAHPALTGLLQQQAECRQSRAEQIAVRLEKARIPDALVGAQRLATGGQITRAHFARYLIELGIAANMNQVFKKYLAKGKTGYVPPQWCGIPQAIEAIHQSGGVSVLAHPGRYDLTVKWLKRLLAMFAESGGIAMEVAQCQQAPDERTQLGRYARDFNLMASQGSDFHLPCAWIELGRKLWLPADVEPVWHHPVLVN, encoded by the coding sequence GTGCCAGAAGATTCCCAACTGATAGCGTCATTCCCACTTTACGATCTGCATAGCCACACCACGGCGTCTGATGGCGTTTTAACGCCAACAGCGCTTGTTCAGCGGGCGGTAGACATGCGGGTGAGCGTGCTGGCTATAACCGATCACGACACGACCAGCGGGCTTGAAGAGGCACAGCATGCGATTGCCCTGCAGGGATTACCGCTGAGGCTGATTCCCGGCGTGGAGATTTCCACCCTGTGGGAAAATCATGAGATTCATATCGTCGGACTCGGGATGGATATTGCGCACCCGGCGTTAACGGGATTGCTGCAACAGCAGGCAGAATGTCGGCAGAGTCGGGCGGAGCAAATTGCGGTTCGACTGGAAAAAGCCCGTATTCCCGATGCGCTGGTTGGCGCACAGCGTCTGGCAACGGGGGGACAGATTACGCGGGCGCACTTTGCGCGTTATCTCATTGAGTTGGGTATCGCGGCCAATATGAATCAGGTGTTCAAAAAATATCTGGCGAAAGGCAAAACCGGTTACGTGCCGCCGCAGTGGTGCGGCATCCCGCAAGCGATCGAGGCTATTCATCAATCGGGTGGCGTGTCGGTATTGGCGCATCCGGGGCGCTACGATCTGACAGTCAAATGGCTAAAGCGCCTGTTAGCCATGTTTGCAGAAAGCGGCGGGATCGCGATGGAGGTGGCGCAATGCCAACAGGCACCGGATGAACGGACGCAGTTGGGTCGCTATGCGCGTGACTTCAACCTGATGGCATCGCAAGGATCGGATTTCCATCTGCCGTGTGCCTGGATCGAACTGGGTCGCAAGCTGTGGCTGCCTGCCGATGTCGAACCCGTTTGGCATCATCCCGTGTTGGTCAACTAG
- a CDS encoding anthranilate synthase component 1, whose translation MQTTQPTLELLRTEAVYRNDPSAIFHQLCGARPATLLLESAEIDSKENLKSLLIVDSALRITALGPLVSIQALTANGASLLPLLDAALPAEIINQPRPNGRELTFPQADVMQDEDARLRSLSVFDALRQILTLVACPADEREAMFLGGLFAYDLVAGFEALPALSQQQRCPDFCFYLAETLLVLDHQKRVTALQASLFTPNHSEKQRLQQRLEQLQFQLTQPAPALPRQSIENMALSCNQSDEAFGEVVSQMQEAIRIGEIFQVVPSRRFSLPCPSPLAAYQTLKDSNPSPYMFYMQDQDFTLFGASPESSLKYDADSRQIEIYPIAGTRPRGRRADGSLDRDLDSRIELEMRTDHKELAEHLMLVDLARNDLARICQPGSRYVADLTKVDRYSFVMHLVSRVVGTLREDLDVLHAYRACMNMGTLSGAPKVRAMQLIAESEKTRRGSYGGAVGYFTAHGDLDTCIVIRSAYVEDGIATVQAGAGVVLDSNPQAEADETRNKARAVLRAIASAHHAKEIF comes from the coding sequence ATGCAAACAACACAACCTACACTGGAACTGCTGCGTACCGAGGCCGTTTACCGTAACGACCCTAGCGCCATTTTCCATCAGCTCTGCGGTGCCAGACCTGCCACGTTGCTGTTAGAGTCGGCTGAAATCGACAGCAAGGAAAACCTGAAAAGCCTGTTAATCGTTGATAGCGCGCTGCGTATCACGGCACTGGGCCCGCTCGTTTCCATTCAGGCGTTAACGGCAAACGGTGCCAGCCTCCTGCCGCTTCTGGATGCCGCACTGCCGGCAGAGATTATTAATCAGCCGCGTCCAAACGGTCGTGAACTCACCTTCCCACAAGCAGACGTCATGCAGGATGAAGACGCTCGTCTGCGTTCGCTGTCGGTCTTTGATGCCTTACGTCAGATTCTGACGCTGGTTGCCTGCCCGGCAGACGAACGTGAAGCCATGTTCCTCGGTGGCCTGTTCGCCTACGATCTGGTTGCCGGATTTGAAGCATTACCCGCGCTGAGCCAGCAACAGCGCTGTCCGGACTTTTGTTTCTATCTGGCAGAAACGCTGCTGGTACTCGATCACCAAAAACGCGTGACCGCGCTGCAAGCCAGCCTGTTTACGCCGAACCACAGCGAAAAGCAGCGTCTGCAACAACGTCTGGAACAACTGCAATTTCAGCTTACTCAGCCCGCGCCCGCGCTGCCGCGCCAGTCCATTGAGAATATGGCGCTGAGCTGTAATCAGAGCGATGAGGCCTTCGGCGAGGTCGTTAGCCAAATGCAGGAAGCCATCCGCATCGGTGAAATTTTTCAGGTTGTGCCGTCACGCCGCTTCTCTCTGCCGTGCCCGTCACCGCTGGCGGCCTACCAAACGCTGAAAGATAGCAATCCCAGCCCTTACATGTTTTACATGCAGGATCAGGATTTCACATTGTTTGGCGCCTCGCCGGAAAGCTCGCTGAAATACGATGCCGACAGCCGCCAAATCGAAATCTACCCGATTGCCGGTACCCGCCCGCGCGGTCGCCGTGCCGATGGCTCGCTGGATCGCGATCTCGATAGCCGCATTGAGTTGGAAATGCGTACCGACCATAAAGAGCTGGCTGAGCATTTGATGCTGGTAGATTTAGCCCGTAACGATCTGGCACGAATCTGTCAGCCGGGCAGCCGTTACGTTGCAGACCTGACCAAAGTTGACCGCTATTCCTTTGTGATGCATCTGGTCTCCCGCGTAGTGGGCACATTGCGTGAAGATTTAGATGTGCTGCACGCCTACCGCGCCTGTATGAATATGGGCACGCTGAGCGGCGCACCGAAAGTTCGGGCAATGCAGTTGATTGCCGAAAGTGAGAAAACCCGGCGCGGCAGCTACGGCGGCGCAGTCGGCTACTTCACCGCACACGGCGATCTGGATACCTGCATCGTTATTCGCTCTGCGTATGTCGAAGACGGTATTGCCACCGTTCAGGCAGGTGCCGGCGTGGTGTTGGATTCCAATCCTCAGGCTGAAGCCGACGAAACGCGTAATAAAGCCCGGGCCGTACTGCGAGCTATTGCCAGTGCGCACCATGCAAAGGAGATCTTCTGA
- a CDS encoding glutamine amidotransferase-related protein, producing the protein MADILLLDNIDSFTYNLVDQLRASGHQVVIYRNHLPADVIIARLQQMEKPILMLSPGPGTPAEAGCMPELLQRLRGQLPIIGICLGHQAIVEAYGGHVGQAGEILHGKASAIDHDASGMFSGLPHPLPVARYHSLVGSRIPSTLTVNAHFNTMVMAVRNDADRVCGFQFHPESILTTHGARLLEQTLDWALA; encoded by the coding sequence ATGGCCGACATTCTGCTGCTCGATAATATCGACTCATTCACCTACAACCTGGTGGATCAACTGCGTGCCAGCGGTCATCAGGTCGTGATTTACCGTAACCATCTGCCTGCCGATGTGATCATCGCACGGTTACAGCAAATGGAAAAACCGATTCTGATGCTTTCCCCCGGCCCCGGTACACCGGCTGAAGCCGGCTGTATGCCGGAACTGCTGCAACGTCTGCGCGGTCAGTTGCCGATTATTGGTATTTGCCTTGGTCATCAGGCCATTGTGGAAGCCTATGGTGGCCATGTTGGTCAGGCAGGTGAAATCCTGCACGGTAAAGCATCGGCCATCGACCATGATGCCAGCGGTATGTTTAGCGGTTTGCCACATCCGTTACCGGTCGCTCGTTACCACTCGCTGGTCGGCAGCCGTATTCCTTCTACGCTGACCGTCAACGCCCACTTCAACACGATGGTGATGGCCGTGCGTAACGACGCCGATCGCGTCTGCGGTTTCCAATTCCACCCCGAGTCGATCCTGACCACACACGGCGCACGACTGCTGGAACAAACGTTGGACTGGGCGCTGGCTTAA
- the trpD gene encoding anthranilate phosphoribosyltransferase, protein MQHILEKLYRAESINRQESQALFGAIIRGELEASQLAAALISMKVRGEHPDEIAGAATALLADAQPFPRPDYLFADIVGTGGDGTNSINISTASAFVAASCGLKIAKHGNRSVSSRSGSSDLLSAFGIKLDMSAQDSRQALDDLGVCFLFAPQYHLGFRHAMPVRQQLKTRTVFNVLGPLVNPARPPLALIGVYSPELVRPIAETLKVLGYQRAAVVHGGGMDEVAIHAPTQVAELHNGEIKTYELTHRDFGLDAYPLSALQGGTPEENRDILASLLQGKGERAHAAAVAANVALLLRLFGQEDLRQNAQQALEVIHSGQAYQRVIALSARG, encoded by the coding sequence ATGCAACACATACTGGAAAAATTATACCGTGCAGAAAGCATCAACCGTCAGGAAAGCCAGGCGCTGTTTGGTGCCATTATCCGCGGTGAACTGGAAGCCAGCCAACTGGCAGCCGCGCTGATTAGCATGAAAGTGCGCGGCGAGCACCCCGATGAGATCGCCGGTGCCGCCACGGCATTGCTGGCCGATGCGCAACCATTCCCCCGCCCTGACTATTTATTTGCCGATATCGTCGGTACTGGCGGTGACGGCACGAACAGCATTAACATTTCAACTGCCAGCGCTTTCGTCGCCGCCAGTTGCGGCCTGAAAATCGCCAAGCACGGCAACCGCAGCGTCTCCAGCCGTTCCGGTTCCTCCGATTTGCTTTCTGCTTTCGGTATTAAGCTGGACATGAGCGCGCAGGATTCACGTCAGGCGCTGGACGATTTGGGCGTGTGTTTCCTGTTTGCTCCGCAATATCATCTGGGTTTCCGCCATGCTATGCCAGTGCGCCAGCAGCTCAAAACCCGCACCGTCTTCAACGTGCTGGGGCCACTGGTTAACCCCGCTCGTCCGCCGCTGGCGCTGATTGGCGTGTATAGCCCTGAATTGGTTCGGCCTATCGCCGAAACATTGAAGGTGCTGGGCTACCAGCGTGCCGCCGTTGTGCATGGCGGCGGGATGGATGAAGTCGCTATTCATGCGCCGACACAGGTTGCCGAATTACACAATGGCGAGATTAAAACCTACGAACTGACGCACCGCGATTTTGGTCTGGATGCGTATCCGCTGTCCGCTTTACAAGGCGGTACGCCAGAAGAAAACCGTGACATTCTCGCGTCACTGCTACAAGGTAAAGGTGAACGCGCGCACGCCGCGGCGGTTGCCGCCAATGTTGCGCTGCTCCTGAGATTGTTCGGACAGGAAGATTTGCGCCAGAATGCACAACAGGCGCTTGAAGTCATTCATAGCGGACAGGCTTATCAGCGCGTTATCGCACTGTCCGCGAGAGGATAA